The DNA region TTGCTGTTTGACCTTCAGTTCCTTTATGTGCGTGTAGAAGTATCCGAGGGTAGAAGTAAAGTTCATACATTTTGTGCTCAAACCTATCATTTGGTCGTATTTTCCTCCCCTCTCTTGCATGTTTAAGTGTAGAAGGTTCTTCTGCATCATCTGAATTAATAAATCAccatttttacatatttgcaaCAACATACTTCACGTTTCTGTTATTCCCTATTCTACCTTTTGGTCTTTTGTGATTAGGTCTCTTTCTCAACGTCACGTCACCTGCAGCCATCATTTGAAAAGCAGTCTTTATCGTTTAACTAACATTCACCTTTTCTTCCTCAACAAATATGAATTAATATATCTCTGTAGGAGATGAATGCATCAGTGTAGATAATGCTTtggttatattattttattatttagtttatttctaagtgttttatgttttttaaaactgatctgtacgcccaatgtggggctcaaactctcaaGCCCAAGAACAGGAGCTGTactctctactgactgagtcaggcAGGCTCCGCTGCTTCCAAGTCTTTAGCACTTCAATCTTGAATTAGTGACCCATGTTGATGTCATTACATTAACACTATTTTATGCTTGTCTAGAAAGTTAGTTTTAAATTGTCATTGTGTTTCAGACTGTTGTTTGAGATAGCTCCTTGCCTAACCTAGTCTCATTCCTACTGCTATCCTTTGTTCCATAAGctcttagtttcttttaaaacttacattcctaggggtgcctgggtggcccagtcagctgagtgtctgactctagatttcagctcaggtcatgatgtcagggtcatgagatggagccctgggtcaggctctgggctgactgtggagcctgcttgagtttgtctctctgcctcttcctctgtccctcacccacctagcttctgtgttctctctttctctcaacaaAATTGTATGTTTCTATATTATGCACATACAAATATTCatacactttttttcttaaatattttctttatgtatttgatagagacagagagtgcacaagagaGCATAGCagagtggagggcagagggagagggagaagcaggctccctgctcaggagcctgatgctgggctggatcccaggaccccgagcccaggacctgagccagaggcagacatttaaccgattAACCATCCCAGGTGCCCTGATTCATACGCTTCTATACAAATTCATGAATGCAATCTTATGCACATTGTAAATGGCCTTTAACTATGGTTcagtctttatatatatatatatatagcttatcTCCCCAATAGTACTTTACAGACTTGCCCCCATCAACCAGTATAACGCTAATTCTTTATTTCAGTAATTGCATAATATTTCAGGGTGTGGCTGGGTCATTGACACttttgagcatttttcatattctttctcaTTAAATTGCTATTACATCAATTATACAAAGATATTTTGAGATTGTGTTAGAATGCTGGTTCTCCACCAGGGGCAATTTTGTCCTCCATGGGACACCGGGGGATGTTCAGAGGCATTTTAGGCTGTCAGATAGGGGAGGTGTTTCTAGAGACCAGAGATGCTCTAAACATCCGATGATGCCCAGGACAAACCCCAGCACAGAGAATGACCTGGGGCtgaatgtcaatagtgctgagatgAGAAACCTTGAGGAAATAATGCATACCTATATTTTGGTATGGTCTTCAGACCATTTCCCCCAAATGTTATAACACTTCACATTTCTTctacaaaaattaaagaataccaCTTTGCTACCTGTTTATAAGTTCCAATCCCAATCAATGTGACAGCTCTTTAAGTTTTTTGACAGGCTGATGGGTATGGAAGGGATTTGTTACTATTTTCATGAACAGTGAGTTTGAGCAAATTCATACATTTGGTCACCAATTGATTTGCCCATGATTATTATATGCCCATATATTATATGCCCATTTTCTACAGTTGTCagcatttcaaataattttacagATTACTGTTTCTCTATTGAATTCTATGGAGATATTTTggccataaaaatgttttaaattctattagttaatatataaattcttccttctgtttcttgcCGTCGTAAGATGGTTTTCCCTATAGATtttgttctatgtatttttttttattttggagatttttggggtcattttaaggactttttgtatttttttaaatctcttttcaaTTTCTGTATAATTGACAtgcagtgctatattagtttcaggtgtacaatatagtgactcaacaaacCATATACACtgccagtgctcatcatgataagcatacttttaatccccttcatctatttcacccatccccccgtctacctcctctctggcaaccaccagtgtgTTCTCCATATTGAAGAGTCTGCTGTcttgtctctttgttttctttgctcatttgttttgtttcttaaattacatatacaagtaaaaccatatggtatttgtctttctctgactgacttcttttacttagcattataccctccagattcatccatgatTTTGCAAAAGGCAAGATCTCATTTGAGGTCATTGATACCCTTTATCTACCTCCCAAACTCCCCCCTGGcaaaccagtttgttctctgtatttaagcgtctgtctgtctgtttgttcatttgttccaTATTTAGGCTACATAAATAAGTGAGGTCATATGATATTTTCTTTacctgacttattttgcttagtatagcACCCCCTAGATCCacacatgttgttgcaaatggctagACCTCCTTTtttattatggctgagtaatattccattgtgtatatctatatctatctatatctatatcattctatctatctactatctatctactatctatctatctactatctatatatcttctatctatctatctatctatctatctatctatctatcatctatctactatctatctactatctatcttctatctatctatctatctatctatctatctatctatcatctatctatatctctctatctctatataccgcatcttcttttccattcatctatcagtggacacttgggctgcgtccatatcttggctattgtaaacaatgctgcaaaaAAAACATAAGgtgcatatttaatttcaaattagtgtttttgtcttcgttggctaaatacccagtagtggaattacttgatcatgtggtatttctctttttaattttttgaggaacctccatactgttttcacagTAGCTGAACCAGTTTGCGTTCCTACCAACAGGGCATgcgggttcccttttctccacatcctcaccaatacttgttatttcctgtcctttttatgctagccattctgacaggtgtgaggtgacagtCTTATTCATTTAGatgtcacataaatggaattattttatttctttctcagatTGTTCACTGTTGGTATGTAGAAACGCACCTGATTTTTTGAGGTTTGCCATTGTTCCAGTTACTTGGCTGAATTAATTTACTATTTCTACTAGTGTTCTTGTGGCATCTTTAGGATTTTCCACATATAAGATACCATCATTtgcatacatacatttatttcttcctttccagtttggaagccatttacttcttttttttaattttttttttttatgttatgttagtcaccatacagtagttcATTAGTTTTTCgcatagtgttccatgattcattgtttgcgtataacacccagtgctcattgcaatacatgccctccttaatacccatcatccaggctaacccatccaattgctctggctagaacttccagtgtTCTGTTGAGAAGAAGTTCTGAAATCAGGCTTCCATGCCTTGTTCCTGatcaaagaggaaaaatgttCACTGAATCCCCATGGAGTATCATgcttgctgtgggtttttcataaatggttttatGTGGAGatagtttccttttattcttagtttttagtatttttatcatGTTCCATACACAAATGTAAACATTAAATTTCTTGATGCAGAATACAAACAACAATTTTTCTGCCACGTTAGTAAAGCATGATTATGTCatgttattttctcttattttgctaGTCATCTTGACTACGTGGAATGAGAGAATGATACACAAATTTCTAGAGAATGATACACGAATTTCAGAATTTGCTCTTCTGGGATTTTCGGAAGAACCGGAATTGCAACCCTTCCTGTTTGGGCTCTTCCtgtccatgtacctgatcactgtgtgtggaaacctgctcatcatcctggccgtcagctctgactcccacctccacacccccatgtacttcttcctggccaacctgtcctttgtagacatctgtttcacctccaccaccgtccccaagatgctggtaaatatacaaacacagaaaaaaaccatAACTTATGAAAGCTGCATCACGCAGATGTACTTTTTCATACTTCTTGCAGGTTTGGACAACTTCCTCCTGACTGTGATGGCttatgaccgctttgtggccatctgtcaccccctgcactacactgTCACCATGAACCCCCAGCTCTGTTCACTATTGCTTCTCGTATCCTGGATCATGAGTGCCCTGCATTCTTTGTTACAAACCCTAATGGTGTTgcggctgtccttctgtacagaggTGGAAATCCCCCACTTCTTCTGTGAACTTCGTCAGATGATCCAACTTGCATGTTCCGATACCTTTCTTAATAACATGGTGCTGTATTTTGCAGCACTGTTGCTGGCTGGTGCGCCCCTGGCtgggatcctttactcttactctaagatcGTTTCCTCCATACTtgggatctcatcagctcagggcaagtataaagcattttccacctgtgcatctcacctctccgttgtctccttattttattgtacaagCCTAGGTGTGTACctgagctctgctgctccccagagctcccacgcaagtgcagtggcctcggtgatgtacacggtggtcacccccatgctgaaccccttcatctacagcctgaggaacacaGACATAAAGGGGGCTCTAAGTGTATTTTTCAGAGGGAAGCCATAAAAGGGCCATTTTTCAACTACTACCTGTGATTGCAGGCTTAATGCCTAACAGCCAGACATTGTGATTCTTTAACCAG from Ursus arctos isolate Adak ecotype North America unplaced genomic scaffold, UrsArc2.0 scaffold_14, whole genome shotgun sequence includes:
- the LOC113249202 gene encoding olfactory receptor-like protein OLF4; the encoded protein is MNASNDTRISEFALLGFSEEPELQPFLFGLFLSMYLITVCGNLLIILAVSSDSHLHTPMYFFLANLSFVDICFTSTTVPKMLVNIQTQKKTITYESCITQMYFFILLAGLDNFLLTVMAYDRFVAICHPLHYTVTMNPQLCSLLLLVSWIMSALHSLLQTLMVLRLSFCTEVEIPHFFCELRQMIQLACSDTFLNNMVLYFAALLLAGAPLAGILYSYSKIVSSILGISSAQGKYKAFSTCASHLSVVSLFYCTSLGVYLSSAAPQSSHASAVASVMYTVVTPMLNPFIYSLRNTDIKGALSVFFRGKP